A section of the Methanococcus vannielii SB genome encodes:
- the hycI gene encoding hydrogenase maturation peptidase HycI, which translates to MEDIISKISSFIKQSNKLVILGIGNYLKSDDGFGIYVIESLVKNYEKSFKDVNLEKEVNIITDRLTLINSGVVPENFTDVLKRENPDKIIMIDAALMKQKPGTLRIVESEEISETGFSTHALPLTIIIKYIKSYINTEILIIGIEPTDLTFGEPLSGIIKEEADKFSEIFIKELDSFLLNS; encoded by the coding sequence TTGGAAGATATAATATCAAAAATTAGCTCGTTTATAAAACAATCTAACAAACTTGTTATCCTTGGAATTGGAAATTATTTAAAAAGTGATGATGGATTTGGAATATATGTTATTGAATCGCTTGTAAAAAACTATGAAAAATCGTTTAAAGATGTAAACTTAGAAAAAGAAGTGAATATAATAACGGATAGATTAACTTTGATAAATTCTGGAGTAGTTCCAGAAAATTTTACCGATGTTTTAAAACGTGAAAATCCAGATAAAATAATAATGATTGATGCCGCATTAATGAAACAAAAGCCCGGAACTTTAAGGATTGTTGAAAGTGAAGAAATTTCTGAAACCGGATTTTCAACACATGCACTTCCACTTACAATAATCATTAAATATATAAAGTCATACATAAATACCGAAATATTAATAATAGGTATAGAACCTACTGACCTCACATTTGGGGAGCCTTTATCGGGAATTATAAAGGAAGAAGCTGATAAATTTTCAGAAATATTTATTAAAGAACTTGATTCTTTTTTATTAAACTCTTAA
- a CDS encoding FecCD family ABC transporter permease, with protein sequence MENVTNNYKKFTAKKILFGIILSIVLILLIIYALCSGDYPLTISQIISALLGNESGPVNLVIWNIRIPRILAAIICGIALSTAGAVMQCTLKNPLASPFTLGVSQGAMFGACLAIVFFGVGSSTSAGKISVISHYPITVFAFLGSLLGVAAILLISRLKNLAPEALVLAGVAVSSLFTAGTTLLQYFADSIQLAAMVYWSFGDLGRPLWPEVKIMAVVTTISLIYFIYKRWDYNALESGEETAKSLGVHTDRVRIMGMLFSSLVTSVCVAFLGIIGFVGLICPHIVRITVGGDYRHLIPLCALFGAILVLAADTFARTIISPIVLPVGILTSFLGAPMFLYLLMKMYKK encoded by the coding sequence ATGGAAAATGTTACTAATAACTACAAAAAATTCACTGCTAAAAAAATTTTATTTGGAATTATACTTTCTATTGTATTGATTTTACTAATCATATACGCACTTTGTAGCGGAGATTACCCGTTAACAATATCCCAAATTATAAGTGCCCTTTTAGGAAATGAAAGTGGCCCTGTAAACCTTGTTATATGGAATATAAGGATTCCAAGAATACTAGCTGCAATAATTTGTGGAATTGCACTTTCAACTGCTGGTGCAGTTATGCAGTGTACTTTAAAAAACCCGCTTGCGTCACCATTTACACTTGGAGTTTCACAAGGCGCAATGTTTGGTGCTTGTCTTGCAATAGTGTTTTTTGGAGTTGGAAGTTCAACAAGTGCCGGTAAAATATCCGTAATAAGCCACTATCCGATAACAGTATTTGCATTTTTAGGTTCATTACTTGGAGTAGCTGCAATATTACTCATTTCAAGGTTAAAAAATCTTGCTCCTGAAGCCCTTGTACTTGCAGGGGTTGCAGTAAGTTCACTATTTACGGCTGGAACAACACTTCTACAATACTTTGCAGACTCCATACAACTTGCAGCAATGGTTTACTGGTCTTTTGGAGACCTTGGAAGGCCCCTTTGGCCAGAAGTAAAGATTATGGCGGTTGTAACTACGATTTCATTAATCTACTTTATATATAAAAGGTGGGATTACAATGCCCTTGAAAGTGGGGAAGAAACTGCTAAGTCATTAGGCGTACATACTGACAGAGTAAGAATCATGGGGATGTTATTTTCCTCCCTTGTAACATCAGTTTGTGTTGCATTCTTAGGTATAATAGGATTTGTAGGCCTCATATGTCCACATATTGTAAGAATAACTGTTGGCGGGGATTATAGACATTTAATTCCACTTTGTGCACTATTTGGTGCAATACTCGTACTTGCCGCAGATACTTTTGCTAGAACCATTATTTCGCCGATAGTACTTCCAGTAGGTATTTTAACCTCGTTTTTAGGGGCCCCAATGTTTTTGTACTTACTTATGAAGATGTATAAAAAATAA
- the mch gene encoding methenyltetrahydromethanopterin cyclohydrolase, which yields MVSVNLSSLPIVLDMINRNDDLNIQVIKLENGATVLDCGVNVTGSFEAGKLFTKICLGGLAHVGISISGTLDNKMVLPCVKVKTSHPAVATLGAQKAGWSVSVGKYFAMGSGPARALAMMPKVTYEEIEYRDDADVAILCLEASKLPDEKVADYVAQKCGVDVSKVYLLVAPTASIVGAVQISGRVVENGTYKMLEALHFDVRKVKLAAGIAPIAPIIGDDLKMMGATNDMVLYGGRTFYYIKSDEGDDIEALCKSLPSCSAQTYGKPFLEVFKEANYDFYKIDKGMFAPAVVTINDLRTGKLVTHGNTNIDVLKKSLKYTEI from the coding sequence ATGGTCAGCGTAAATCTATCATCTTTACCAATTGTACTTGACATGATTAATAGAAATGATGATTTAAATATTCAAGTTATTAAATTAGAAAACGGTGCAACTGTTTTAGATTGTGGCGTAAATGTTACGGGAAGCTTTGAAGCTGGAAAATTGTTCACTAAAATATGTCTTGGTGGACTTGCCCATGTTGGAATAAGCATTTCAGGAACACTCGATAATAAAATGGTTTTACCATGCGTAAAAGTAAAAACATCACACCCTGCTGTTGCAACACTCGGTGCACAAAAAGCAGGATGGAGCGTGAGTGTTGGAAAATACTTTGCAATGGGTTCTGGCCCTGCAAGAGCATTGGCAATGATGCCTAAAGTCACATATGAGGAAATTGAATATCGGGATGACGCTGATGTTGCAATCCTATGTTTAGAAGCTTCAAAACTTCCTGACGAAAAAGTTGCAGATTACGTTGCTCAAAAATGTGGTGTAGATGTTTCAAAAGTATACTTACTCGTTGCACCTACTGCTTCAATTGTTGGGGCAGTTCAAATTAGTGGTAGAGTTGTTGAAAATGGAACTTACAAAATGTTAGAAGCACTTCACTTTGATGTAAGAAAAGTTAAACTTGCAGCCGGTATTGCACCAATTGCACCAATAATTGGCGATGATTTAAAAATGATGGGTGCTACAAACGACATGGTTCTCTATGGTGGAAGAACATTCTATTACATTAAAAGTGATGAAGGAGATGATATTGAAGCATTATGTAAATCATTGCCATCATGTTCCGCCCAAACGTACGGAAAACCATTCTTGGAAGTATTTAAAGAAGCAAACTACGATTTCTACAAAATTGACAAAGGAATGTTTGCTCCAGCAGTAGTTACAATTAATGACCTTAGAACTGGTAAATTAGTTACACACGGTAATACGAACATTGACGTACTTAAAAAATCATTAAAGTATACGGAAATCTAA
- the fucA gene encoding L-fuculose phosphate aldolase has product MDLKEFIKICHLLYDRKYVVGSGGNVSLKKDNLVYITPTGSILGFLNEEDICVVDIAGKIIKGKPTSELNMHLEIYRNKPHVNAVVHTHSMYCTAFSVLDKKLELYTPEAEIFLKKIGYVDYCPCGTLELAECVSSCNEDVLILKKHGIVTLGSTLTEAYIKTEVLEEIAKLNHIVMSFDK; this is encoded by the coding sequence TTGGATTTAAAAGAATTTATAAAAATATGCCATTTATTATATGATAGAAAATATGTAGTTGGCTCAGGCGGAAACGTTAGTTTAAAAAAAGATAATTTAGTATACATAACGCCAACAGGGTCTATTTTAGGTTTTTTAAATGAGGAAGATATTTGTGTTGTTGATATTGCTGGAAAAATTATAAAAGGAAAGCCTACTTCAGAATTAAACATGCATTTAGAGATTTATAGAAATAAACCGCACGTAAATGCAGTCGTTCATACGCATTCAATGTACTGTACTGCATTTTCAGTTTTAGATAAGAAATTAGAACTTTATACGCCTGAAGCTGAAATTTTCCTTAAAAAAATAGGTTACGTTGACTACTGCCCTTGCGGAACGTTAGAACTTGCAGAGTGCGTCTCTTCGTGTAATGAAGACGTTTTAATATTGAAAAAACACGGCATAGTTACGCTTGGAAGTACTTTAACTGAAGCATATATTAAAACAGAAGTTTTGGAAGAAATTGCCAAGTTAAATCATATAGTAATGTCTTTTGATAAATAA
- a CDS encoding GNAT family N-acetyltransferase, with amino-acid sequence MFFLEKIVIRTAKKEDIKKIMDIEHDSFSKNVFESESVILNRLLVFPDGFLVLEYGNEIFGYISSELWEYSKKIDEKMFDLDHDITSLHKNSGNELYISSIGVLKKYRGKGYGKLLFLELIEQITKKYLLKSMILTVSVNWAAAINLYEKNGFKEVFRIKEFFEDENNSDGIVMRKYL; translated from the coding sequence GTGTTTTTTCTGGAAAAAATAGTCATAAGAACGGCAAAAAAAGAAGATATTAAAAAAATCATGGATATCGAACACGACTCATTTAGCAAAAATGTTTTTGAAAGTGAAAGCGTGATATTAAATAGACTTTTAGTTTTTCCAGACGGTTTTTTAGTTTTAGAATATGGTAATGAAATTTTTGGATATATTTCTTCTGAATTATGGGAATACTCTAAAAAAATAGATGAAAAAATGTTTGATTTAGATCATGATATTACCTCATTACATAAAAACTCAGGAAATGAATTATATATTTCATCAATCGGCGTTTTAAAAAAATATCGTGGAAAAGGCTATGGAAAATTATTATTCTTAGAATTAATTGAACAGATTACGAAAAAATATCTATTAAAATCAATGATACTTACAGTTTCAGTAAACTGGGCTGCTGCAATAAATCTTTATGAAAAAAACGGATTTAAAGAAGTATTTAGAATAAAAGAATTTTTTGAAGATGAAAATAATTCTGATGGCATTGTAATGAGGAAATATTTATGA
- the lonB gene encoding ATP-dependent protease LonB: MFSIKFNTTEDLPEPSPDLITQVIGQDEAVKVVLSAVKNKRHALLLGDPGVGKSMMVKAFGQLLEHSGEFRPYSIIARPNMKNSEKPLVDMIEGHLIEETSEIERPKMMKQPPSIFTLLFGIIASSLILSYILNNLSDPSSKFAVIAAISVIGSLLVFLILFLNIFGATKASMPNSISPADIKPVILYECKKRPLVRASAYNTTKLLGDIKHCPLGGKPPIGTPPHKRVILGAIHEAHKGILYVDEIKTMPVDVQDYILTALQDKQLAVSGRNPNSSGASVETNPIPCDFTLIMSGNMDDVSNLRAPLLDRIDYKVVLRNKMENNQENRDKLLQFIVQEIKNNNLRPMTYDACCEIVKLAQLLSGSKNKLTLRLRQVSNIIKMANDIAVGKELSESIAELSEQAVIIETSVAQTTEKKSNKRIMNVVEKFKPSKKAEPKDETHEMKVVKKAVPKKETAIIELKHINEIIDSGIYSMSKQVGIDYLKNFKRYKNIVSNDVPKVGVIHGLAVLGSDGLGDVTKIITKIVKSKNPRTNLLNISGDLAKHSITLASALSKKLVSDKTLNITKTKEDLDLAEHEIYIQFSQSYSKIDGDSATAAACLSIISSLLNIPLKQDFCITGSLDLNGDILAIGGVNEKINAAKEYGFKRVIIPKSNLEDVIDTESIRVIAVEKLEEIIPLVFELN, from the coding sequence ATGTTTTCCATAAAATTTAACACGACAGAAGATTTACCTGAACCTTCACCGGACTTAATAACCCAAGTAATTGGGCAGGACGAAGCCGTTAAGGTAGTATTAAGTGCTGTAAAAAACAAAAGACATGCATTACTACTTGGAGACCCCGGAGTAGGTAAATCAATGATGGTAAAAGCATTTGGACAGCTTTTAGAACATTCTGGCGAGTTTAGGCCATATTCAATAATTGCAAGGCCGAATATGAAAAACTCGGAAAAACCGCTAGTTGACATGATTGAAGGACATTTGATTGAAGAAACTTCTGAAATAGAGCGCCCTAAAATGATGAAACAACCGCCAAGCATATTTACATTGCTTTTTGGAATAATAGCTTCATCACTTATATTAAGTTACATTCTAAATAATCTTTCAGACCCGTCATCTAAATTTGCAGTAATTGCAGCAATTTCAGTAATAGGTTCCCTTTTAGTATTCTTAATATTATTCCTAAATATTTTTGGAGCAACAAAAGCTTCAATGCCAAATTCAATAAGCCCTGCTGACATTAAACCCGTAATACTTTATGAATGTAAAAAAAGACCGCTTGTTAGAGCAAGTGCATACAACACTACAAAATTACTTGGAGATATTAAACACTGCCCTTTAGGCGGAAAACCACCTATTGGAACTCCCCCGCATAAGAGGGTAATTTTAGGTGCAATTCATGAAGCGCATAAGGGTATTTTGTACGTTGATGAAATTAAAACAATGCCTGTTGATGTTCAGGACTACATTTTAACCGCACTTCAAGATAAACAGCTTGCAGTTAGTGGACGAAATCCTAATTCAAGTGGAGCTTCAGTTGAAACTAATCCAATACCATGTGACTTTACTTTAATAATGTCTGGAAACATGGACGATGTCAGTAATTTAAGGGCGCCACTACTTGATAGAATCGACTATAAGGTCGTTTTAAGAAACAAAATGGAAAACAATCAAGAAAATAGGGATAAATTACTCCAATTTATAGTTCAAGAAATTAAAAATAATAATTTAAGACCAATGACATATGACGCATGTTGTGAAATAGTAAAACTGGCACAATTACTTTCTGGTTCAAAAAATAAGCTTACATTAAGGTTAAGGCAAGTTTCAAACATTATAAAAATGGCAAATGATATTGCAGTTGGAAAGGAACTTTCCGAAAGTATTGCAGAACTTTCTGAACAGGCAGTAATTATTGAAACGTCAGTTGCTCAAACTACTGAAAAGAAAAGCAATAAAAGGATAATGAATGTTGTTGAAAAATTCAAACCTTCTAAAAAAGCAGAACCAAAGGACGAAACACATGAAATGAAAGTTGTAAAAAAAGCTGTTCCAAAGAAAGAAACTGCAATAATTGAATTAAAGCATATAAACGAAATTATAGATTCTGGAATATACAGTATGTCAAAGCAAGTTGGAATAGACTATTTAAAAAATTTCAAAAGATATAAAAACATCGTTTCAAATGACGTTCCAAAAGTTGGAGTAATACATGGGCTTGCAGTTTTAGGTTCTGATGGGCTTGGAGACGTTACAAAAATAATTACAAAAATTGTAAAATCAAAAAATCCAAGGACAAATCTATTAAATATCAGCGGTGACCTTGCAAAGCATAGTATTACTTTAGCCTCCGCACTATCTAAAAAATTAGTATCCGATAAAACATTAAACATTACAAAAACTAAGGAAGACCTAGATTTAGCCGAACATGAAATATACATACAATTTAGCCAATCCTATTCAAAAATTGACGGGGATTCTGCAACCGCAGCTGCATGCTTAAGTATTATATCCTCACTCCTAAATATTCCGTTAAAACAGGATTTCTGTATTACTGGAAGCCTTGACTTAAACGGCGACATTCTTGCAATTGGAGGAGTAAATGAAAAAATAAATGCTGCAAAAGAATACGGATTTAAAAGGGTAATAATTCCAAAATCAAACCTTGAAGACGTGATTGACACTGAAAGTATTAGGGTAATTGCAGTTGAAAAACTCGAAGAAATTATTCCACTGGTTTTTGAATTAAACTAG
- the rpiA gene encoding ribose-5-phosphate isomerase RpiA, translating to MAKPKKSDEEVSIDSDSLKIKVAKEAAKLIKDEMVVGLGSGSTANLFIQELGKRVIEEELYIYGVPTSFDSRMMANQSGIPLISLDQCGEIDIAIDGADEIDKKTFSLIKGGGGCHTMEKIVDYYAKEFVVLADESKMVDSLGENTPVPLEVIPFSYSTVLSKLLKINAAPAIRSGSGKMGPVITDNGNMIIDVFINIEDAEETETMLNSIPGVLENGIFTKCDKVLIGTSKKVEVLKK from the coding sequence ATGGCAAAACCTAAAAAATCTGACGAAGAGGTATCAATAGATTCCGATTCACTAAAGATAAAAGTTGCAAAAGAAGCTGCAAAACTTATAAAAGATGAGATGGTTGTAGGACTTGGTTCTGGTTCAACTGCAAATTTATTCATTCAAGAACTTGGAAAACGAGTTATTGAAGAAGAACTTTATATTTATGGCGTTCCAACGTCATTTGACTCAAGAATGATGGCAAATCAGTCTGGAATTCCATTAATTTCACTGGATCAATGTGGTGAAATTGATATAGCAATAGATGGGGCAGACGAAATTGATAAAAAGACTTTTTCATTAATAAAGGGCGGGGGTGGATGCCATACAATGGAAAAAATTGTTGATTATTATGCAAAAGAGTTTGTAGTTTTGGCGGATGAAAGTAAAATGGTTGATTCACTTGGTGAAAACACCCCTGTTCCTTTAGAAGTAATCCCTTTTTCGTATTCAACTGTTTTAAGTAAACTTTTAAAAATTAATGCGGCACCTGCAATAAGGTCAGGTTCTGGAAAGATGGGCCCCGTAATTACTGACAATGGAAACATGATAATAGATGTATTTATAAACATTGAAGATGCAGAAGAAACCGAAACAATGCTAAACAGTATTCCGGGAGTTTTGGAAAACGGGATATTTACAAAGTGCGATAAAGTACTTATTGGAACTTCCAAAAAAGTTGAAGTTTTAAAGAAATAA
- a CDS encoding UPF0147 family protein: MFSPKKLSSADKFKNISGMLEEIIEDTTVPRNIRAAADNAKAALNNEEQELIVRSATAIQYLDDISDDPNMPIHTRTQIWSIVSELETIKN; encoded by the coding sequence ATGTTTAGCCCAAAAAAATTATCCTCAGCAGACAAGTTTAAAAATATTTCAGGAATGCTTGAAGAAATTATTGAAGATACAACGGTTCCTAGAAACATCAGGGCTGCAGCAGACAATGCAAAAGCCGCACTAAATAATGAAGAACAGGAATTAATTGTAAGAAGTGCTACTGCAATCCAATATTTAGACGACATTAGCGATGACCCTAATATGCCAATTCACACGAGAACTCAGATATGGAGTATTGTAAGTGAACTTGAAACAATTAAAAATTAA
- a CDS encoding ABC transporter ATP-binding protein — MIVSVDDVEFKYKSIQILKDVKFEVKSGEIVSILGINGAGKTTLMKCINKILAPKKGTILIENSDLSKINRHDLAKKVGYVPQRSNGNFMTVFDSLLLGRRPHIKWEVSKKDIEITENVLKLLDLEKYALRNTNELSGGELQKVIIGRALVQEPQIILLDEPTNNLDLKNQLEVMKILKEVSKKNNITSIIVMHDINLSLRYCDKFLMLKDGSVFAEGGKEIITSKNIMEVYGVNTQVHEFNGHLTIIPEES; from the coding sequence ATGATAGTTTCAGTAGATGACGTTGAATTTAAATATAAAAGTATCCAAATACTAAAAGACGTCAAATTTGAAGTAAAAAGTGGTGAAATTGTATCCATTTTAGGAATAAACGGGGCAGGAAAGACTACATTAATGAAGTGTATAAATAAAATACTTGCTCCAAAAAAAGGAACAATCCTAATTGAAAATAGCGATTTAAGCAAAATAAATAGACATGATCTGGCAAAAAAAGTAGGATATGTCCCTCAAAGGTCAAATGGAAACTTTATGACCGTATTTGATTCTCTTCTTTTAGGTAGACGACCGCATATAAAATGGGAAGTTTCAAAAAAAGACATTGAAATTACTGAAAACGTACTTAAACTTCTTGACCTTGAAAAATACGCACTTAGAAATACCAATGAATTAAGCGGTGGAGAACTTCAAAAAGTAATAATCGGGCGAGCCCTTGTACAGGAGCCACAAATAATATTACTTGATGAACCTACAAACAATCTCGACTTGAAAAACCAGCTTGAAGTCATGAAAATATTAAAAGAAGTTTCTAAAAAGAATAACATTACATCAATAATAGTAATGCATGACATTAATTTATCTTTACGATATTGCGATAAATTTTTAATGCTAAAAGATGGAAGCGTATTTGCAGAAGGCGGAAAAGAAATAATAACTTCGAAAAATATCATGGAAGTATATGGCGTAAATACGCAAGTTCATGAGTTTAATGGCCATCTTACGATAATTCCTGAAGAAAGTTAA
- a CDS encoding iron ABC transporter substrate-binding protein: protein MYKKIASVVLMSLLIATLGISGCIDSSEPHSDLKIDSNKIIVIDDAKRTVEVPKNIEKIATLNGALREVVYFGEQEKVIGLEFRESSQKTTGAFPSSFDLPYIIAYPELRNLPPIRTGSDINFEGILKAQPDVIIIGSFSKADADSLQEKVGIPVVVIYVDSIGTDAQNQRYFESVETLGKVLRKENRAKELISLFKGYEDDLKNRVKNIPESERPTVYVGGRAYNGAHGILGTDPKWPPFTLINANNIASGLSDESMGIYISKEELLNKNPDYIFLSAASKHKISEDLKEPTYKELSAFSNENVYMVPPYCWYFFNKEHALINAYFIGSIVYPEEFKDIVIEEKADEIYKNFLGKPIYDEIMTHAFFVGHKKMEID from the coding sequence GTGTATAAAAAAATAGCCAGTGTAGTTTTAATGTCGCTTTTAATAGCAACACTCGGAATTTCAGGCTGTATTGATAGTTCAGAGCCTCATTCTGATTTAAAAATAGATTCTAATAAAATTATCGTAATAGATGATGCTAAGCGAACTGTTGAAGTTCCAAAAAATATTGAAAAAATAGCAACGTTAAATGGAGCACTTCGTGAGGTAGTTTATTTTGGTGAACAAGAAAAGGTAATAGGCCTTGAATTTAGGGAGTCTTCTCAAAAAACTACTGGAGCATTTCCTTCAAGTTTTGACCTTCCATATATTATTGCATACCCAGAACTTAGAAATTTACCTCCGATAAGAACTGGTTCAGATATAAACTTTGAAGGAATTTTAAAAGCTCAGCCCGATGTAATAATAATTGGAAGCTTTTCAAAAGCTGATGCAGATTCCCTTCAAGAAAAAGTAGGAATTCCAGTTGTAGTCATATATGTTGATTCAATTGGAACCGATGCTCAAAACCAAAGGTACTTTGAATCAGTGGAAACCCTTGGAAAAGTACTTAGAAAGGAAAATAGGGCTAAAGAACTAATTTCACTTTTTAAAGGTTACGAAGATGACCTTAAAAATAGGGTAAAAAATATTCCAGAAAGTGAAAGGCCAACCGTTTATGTTGGTGGAAGAGCATATAATGGGGCCCATGGAATTTTAGGTACTGACCCAAAGTGGCCACCATTTACATTAATTAATGCAAATAATATCGCATCAGGTCTTTCAGACGAAAGTATGGGAATTTACATAAGTAAAGAAGAATTGCTAAATAAAAATCCCGATTACATTTTCTTAAGTGCTGCTTCAAAACATAAAATTTCAGAGGATTTAAAAGAACCCACATATAAAGAACTCTCCGCATTTTCAAATGAAAACGTTTACATGGTTCCACCATATTGCTGGTATTTCTTTAACAAAGAACATGCACTTATAAACGCTTACTTTATAGGTTCAATAGTATATCCTGAAGAGTTTAAAGATATTGTAATTGAAGAAAAAGCTGACGAAATATATAAAAATTTCCTTGGAAAACCAATATATGATGAAATAATGACCCACGCCTTTTTTGTAGGTCATAAAAAAATGGAAATTGATTAA
- a CDS encoding radical SAM protein: protein MILNLNEKNMALGCKYCIKGEKLVLYITGLCEESCYYCPLSENRKGKDVIYANERKINSVEEAILESKLCGSKGVGITGGNPLLRIERTAKYLKALKNEFGSNFHAHLYTTPTFINENNLKILKDANLDEIRLHPSKLFENCKEFKEFNTKEFLEKLILCKKYINDVGIEIPGIPKFEEEILKLASDVEKIGVNFLNINELEYSETNYLLLKERKFKEKDDVSSGILGSEKTALNVLKKFKGNLKIHYCPSSLKDGVQMKNRLINRAKNVAKPYEIITEEGLLIKGIILFKKIEDISNIIETLEKNNENFEILDEKIYLNSKALENLIENLKKENFKFNFSAYISEYYPTSDKLEVERIPLVTKKPNIKLKKK, encoded by the coding sequence ATGATATTAAATTTAAACGAAAAAAACATGGCTCTTGGATGTAAGTACTGTATTAAGGGGGAAAAACTCGTATTATATATCACTGGTTTATGCGAAGAATCTTGTTATTATTGTCCCCTTTCAGAAAATAGGAAAGGAAAAGATGTAATTTATGCAAATGAAAGAAAAATAAACTCCGTTGAAGAAGCTATTTTAGAATCAAAATTATGTGGGAGTAAAGGCGTAGGAATTACAGGTGGAAATCCGCTTTTAAGAATTGAAAGAACTGCAAAATATTTAAAAGCACTGAAAAACGAATTCGGTAGTAATTTTCATGCACATTTATACACCACTCCAACATTTATAAATGAAAATAACCTAAAAATTTTAAAAGATGCAAATTTAGATGAAATAAGGCTTCACCCATCAAAATTATTTGAAAATTGTAAAGAATTTAAAGAGTTTAATACGAAAGAATTCTTAGAAAAGTTAATATTGTGTAAAAAATACATTAACGATGTTGGAATAGAAATTCCTGGAATTCCAAAATTTGAAGAAGAAATCCTTAAATTAGCGAGTGATGTTGAAAAAATAGGTGTCAATTTTTTAAATATAAATGAATTAGAGTATTCCGAAACAAATTATTTACTATTAAAAGAAAGAAAGTTTAAAGAAAAAGATGATGTATCTTCCGGAATACTTGGAAGTGAAAAAACTGCTTTAAATGTTTTAAAAAAGTTTAAAGGAAATTTAAAAATTCACTACTGCCCTTCTTCATTAAAAGATGGAGTTCAGATGAAAAACCGACTTATAAACCGGGCTAAAAATGTTGCAAAGCCTTATGAAATAATTACAGAAGAAGGACTTTTAATAAAAGGAATAATCTTATTTAAAAAAATTGAGGATATTTCAAATATCATAGAAACACTGGAAAAAAATAATGAAAATTTTGAAATTCTAGATGAAAAGATATATTTAAACTCAAAAGCCCTTGAAAATTTAATTGAGAACCTTAAAAAAGAAAATTTCAAATTCAATTTCAGTGCATATATTTCAGAGTACTACCCGACATCCGACAAACTAGAAGTTGAAAGAATCCCTCTTGTTACAAAAAAACCAAACATAAAACTAAAAAAGAAATAA
- a CDS encoding FKBP-type peptidyl-prolyl cis-trans isomerase yields the protein MITKGDRILVDYTGRFDEGEVFDTSIEAVAKEEGIYEEERPYQPLEFVVGEGQLIQGFEEAVLGLNVGEEVTVTISPEKGYGFRDESLIERVPIDAFDEADFEPEEGMVIVAGDEPAVILEVTDEDVALDFNHELAGETLKFTIKIVKKF from the coding sequence TTGATTACAAAAGGAGATAGAATATTGGTCGATTATACGGGCAGATTTGATGAAGGAGAAGTTTTTGATACGTCAATTGAAGCAGTAGCAAAAGAAGAAGGGATTTATGAGGAAGAAAGACCATACCAGCCGTTAGAATTTGTTGTTGGTGAGGGGCAATTAATCCAAGGATTTGAAGAAGCAGTTTTAGGTCTTAATGTAGGGGAAGAAGTAACAGTTACAATCTCTCCTGAAAAAGGATACGGATTTAGGGATGAATCGTTAATTGAAAGAGTTCCAATTGATGCATTTGACGAAGCAGATTTTGAACCTGAAGAAGGAATGGTAATTGTTGCAGGTGATGAACCAGCAGTAATTTTAGAAGTAACTGATGAAGATGTAGCACTTGACTTTAACCACGAATTAGCTGGGGAAACATTAAAATTTACAATTAAAATTGTAAAAAAATTTTAA